A window of Photobacterium sp. GJ3 contains these coding sequences:
- a CDS encoding endonuclease, with translation MKERTKSYYKLLSEVEKRIPDVDVQLNQLDKVLTGKKSWQSIEEKERVMFRLKNITQEREDEKRIDLDDIQGSLLERIIKFNELLPISFLYRGARIAKTVGRVNVRSELGLIGHGTAFMVSPRLMMTNNHVLENETTARFSMLEMNFRATPTGMSQSSFFRLLPELFFLTDEHLDFTLVAVEAVNPQGDRIADYGFNPLIRQTGKALVGEHVNIIQHPLGEPKQISVRQNKIIGKEGPFLHYVTDTQQGSSGSPVCNDAWDVVALHHAGKPKRDERGNILLTDGSVWDGNPMTQGQIHWEANEGVRISEILKKTDDLVADMTASAQQLYQAIFTTIPPAGDIESAVHPQSRPDTHLAHHDGQDSANLYFRVNITPMTEEKLRLSLLGIPHSGTDVVKDAERREPPIVISGSHADNIPDSPADRTRLDYYDPDADKISQETYYENVDLSLPPEDLYKALSKLLSQTHTTQLSYRVARLEHLYPVVDRHEFGKLRNIYSGTVLDPEEVIRAEKAMIQQHASEMRMQVESEELLSEAARAEALDILEASLPFNCEHVVPQSWFEKRNPMRADMHHLFACEPDCNSFRSNLPYWQFDLLDESLHTACGRREGNKFEPENGRGAVARATLYFLLRYPFVIGDDHNEMKLERLNILLQWHQQHPVDRYELHRNSTIFAVQGNRNPLIDFPELADRIDFSLGFA, from the coding sequence ATGAAAGAGCGCACGAAATCATATTATAAGCTGCTGAGTGAAGTGGAAAAACGAATTCCTGATGTTGATGTGCAATTAAATCAACTGGATAAAGTACTGACAGGGAAGAAAAGCTGGCAGTCGATTGAAGAGAAAGAACGGGTAATGTTCAGACTCAAGAATATTACTCAGGAAAGAGAAGATGAAAAACGAATTGATTTGGACGATATTCAGGGTAGTTTGCTGGAACGCATCATCAAATTCAATGAACTATTGCCTATATCTTTTTTATATCGGGGGGCCCGGATCGCGAAAACCGTTGGCCGGGTAAACGTCCGGTCTGAATTAGGGTTGATCGGTCATGGGACAGCATTTATGGTGTCACCCCGGCTGATGATGACTAATAACCATGTGCTGGAAAATGAAACGACGGCCCGGTTCAGCATGCTGGAAATGAACTTTCGGGCGACGCCGACCGGAATGAGTCAGTCTTCTTTTTTCCGGTTGCTGCCAGAATTATTCTTTTTGACAGACGAGCACTTAGATTTTACGTTGGTGGCTGTCGAAGCGGTGAATCCACAAGGTGACCGAATTGCCGATTATGGATTTAACCCGCTCATCCGACAGACAGGGAAGGCGCTGGTCGGTGAACACGTGAATATTATTCAGCATCCGCTCGGCGAGCCAAAACAGATCTCTGTGCGTCAAAATAAAATTATTGGTAAGGAGGGTCCGTTCCTGCATTACGTCACCGATACTCAGCAGGGGTCATCTGGCTCACCTGTCTGTAATGATGCATGGGACGTGGTGGCGCTTCACCATGCCGGTAAACCCAAGCGGGATGAACGCGGGAATATTTTGCTGACTGATGGCAGTGTCTGGGACGGTAATCCGATGACGCAGGGGCAAATCCACTGGGAGGCCAATGAAGGGGTCAGGATCAGTGAAATTCTGAAAAAAACGGATGACCTCGTGGCTGACATGACTGCTTCAGCGCAGCAACTCTATCAGGCCATTTTCACAACAATACCGCCGGCAGGTGACATTGAATCTGCCGTTCATCCGCAATCCCGGCCGGACACACACCTGGCTCATCATGACGGACAGGATTCAGCGAATCTGTATTTTCGGGTGAATATTACACCGATGACAGAAGAAAAGCTGCGTCTTAGTCTGTTGGGAATACCGCACTCCGGAACGGATGTTGTCAAAGACGCAGAACGCCGGGAACCTCCGATTGTCATTTCTGGGAGTCACGCAGATAACATTCCGGACAGCCCCGCAGACCGGACCCGACTTGATTATTACGACCCCGATGCGGATAAAATCAGTCAAGAGACGTATTACGAGAATGTTGATCTGTCGCTGCCGCCGGAAGACCTGTATAAAGCCCTGTCGAAATTGCTCAGTCAAACACATACGACGCAGTTGTCCTATCGTGTGGCCCGTCTGGAGCATTTGTATCCGGTTGTTGATCGCCATGAATTCGGTAAGCTGAGAAATATCTATTCCGGAACAGTGCTTGATCCTGAAGAGGTGATTCGTGCTGAGAAAGCCATGATTCAACAACATGCGTCGGAAATGCGGATGCAGGTTGAATCGGAAGAGTTGTTATCTGAAGCGGCACGTGCGGAGGCGTTAGACATCCTGGAAGCATCACTCCCGTTCAATTGTGAGCATGTGGTGCCGCAATCCTGGTTTGAAAAGCGCAACCCGATGCGGGCGGATATGCATCATTTGTTTGCCTGTGAACCCGACTGTAACAGTTTCAGAAGTAATCTCCCCTACTGGCAGTTCGATCTGTTGGATGAATCCTTGCATACCGCCTGCGGTCGTCGTGAAGGAAACAAGTTTGAACCGGAAAACGGCCGCGGTGCCGTTGCCCGTGCAACGCTCTATTTCCTGCTGCGTTACCCGTTTGTTATTGGTGATGACCACAATGAGATGAAACTGGAGCGGCTGAATATTTTGCTGCAATGGCATCAGCAACACCCGGTTGATCGCTATGAACTGCACCGGAACAGTACAATCTTTGCGGTTCAGGGAAACCGGAATCCCCTGATTGATTTTCCGGAGCTTGCCGACCGAATTGATTTCAGCCTGGGATTTGCCTGA
- a CDS encoding pentapeptide repeat-containing protein has product MYAIPFLGFSVDVVSFFIFAPLFVFFLTYIVNSSLFEHCKLLLTYLNKINKPSYSILTKERTNNINLNFINRIYNNNSDLEEKIIVISISILLSIIPIFIQFYLLARFLDYQDMAISLYHLIMVFSTYLISAYYWLRTSNPEYIVGYEKMFSRLLFRLRNKIYYKKKSPTLCIACRSLAMSLITISLFYFLTIQIHPSIFEIINSSNNINPIPHFDYSKENILLSDKNNLKLLDIKSIIIQNYPDFVFNIIGLVSISIFCRNITSILITTVMLFITLEIPVILYFLDILVSYNCVKSYLENFEIVYFIFILSIITLKSEKIRLLLHHAESFKTLGSIKHKFPIKDFSGIKLWSFIEISTTNMFLVTSVILITLLSAPLFLEKFYSEKITFIKNIYPNINVSEKQIFELSKSAQLFEINNSDTIEFTKNIQTLNKCVSLSHDICHFIEPFIINKRNLRFSDFTDSRVYQVRISNSDLSYSNFYNAHLDGSKIEDSKLIHTNFAYAKLHGSNLVNVILNNSKMKYTDISSTKITDSQLKNLNMCYISLKNSNINKNIISCSEHNKDKHCNCNVDASDLSPSIFKNNRISDIKVDFLNHETKITPTIILINNKSIDSNKYREMEFHTTDNENLKYIYNYDSDIKIIYPPEYGPSDKKFQKIDYKKLIQDQSIAEINSTFYGKFLKKNEYINPEHHPFILSILSDMLKDGIEYKSNEINNKLLCTEKMEVRLINRLVTKLYQKSEHNMSKNEFIENYKKYIYNSSFLEPRKVKLIINNLKINDTQKENEKICHENKS; this is encoded by the coding sequence ATGTACGCCATTCCATTTCTGGGATTCAGTGTAGATGTTGTGAGTTTTTTTATCTTTGCACCGCTGTTTGTTTTCTTTCTTACCTACATTGTAAATTCATCTCTCTTTGAACATTGTAAATTGCTTTTAACTTACTTAAACAAAATAAATAAACCCTCATATAGTATTTTGACTAAAGAAAGAACAAACAATATAAACCTGAACTTCATAAATAGAATTTATAACAACAATAGTGATTTAGAAGAAAAAATAATTGTTATTAGCATATCCATTTTATTGTCAATCATCCCTATATTCATTCAATTCTATCTATTAGCCAGATTTCTTGATTACCAAGATATGGCTATCAGCCTTTATCACCTAATTATGGTATTTTCAACCTATTTAATTTCTGCTTATTACTGGTTGAGAACCTCAAACCCTGAATATATTGTTGGCTATGAAAAAATGTTTAGCCGTCTTTTATTTAGGTTAAGAAATAAAATATATTACAAGAAAAAGTCACCCACTCTTTGTATTGCATGTCGATCATTAGCAATGTCTCTTATAACAATCTCACTGTTTTATTTTCTGACAATACAAATCCATCCTTCAATATTCGAAATAATTAACTCATCTAACAATATCAACCCTATTCCACACTTTGATTATAGCAAAGAAAACATATTATTATCTGACAAGAACAACTTAAAACTACTTGATATTAAATCCATCATAATACAGAATTACCCTGACTTTGTTTTCAATATCATTGGATTAGTTTCAATCTCTATATTCTGTCGCAATATCACATCAATCTTAATCACAACCGTGATGCTTTTTATCACACTTGAAATTCCAGTTATTCTTTATTTTTTAGACATTTTAGTGAGTTACAACTGCGTTAAATCTTACTTAGAAAACTTTGAGATTGTTTATTTTATATTTATATTATCAATCATAACTTTGAAGTCAGAAAAAATAAGACTCCTCTTACATCATGCAGAATCATTCAAAACACTGGGTAGTATTAAACATAAATTCCCTATCAAGGATTTTTCTGGTATAAAACTGTGGAGCTTTATTGAAATTTCAACAACAAATATGTTTTTAGTTACTTCTGTTATATTAATAACACTTCTCAGTGCACCATTATTTCTTGAGAAATTTTATTCTGAAAAGATAACATTTATAAAAAATATATACCCAAACATTAATGTATCTGAAAAACAAATATTTGAACTATCTAAATCTGCTCAACTTTTTGAAATCAACAACTCAGATACAATTGAATTTACAAAGAACATTCAAACACTGAACAAATGTGTCAGTCTCAGTCATGATATTTGCCACTTCATCGAACCATTCATCATTAACAAAAGGAATTTACGATTTTCTGACTTCACAGATAGCAGAGTATATCAAGTCAGAATCAGTAACAGTGACCTGAGTTATAGTAATTTTTATAATGCTCATCTTGATGGTTCAAAAATAGAAGACAGCAAGCTTATTCACACTAACTTTGCCTATGCTAAGCTTCATGGCTCTAACTTAGTCAACGTTATATTAAACAATTCAAAAATGAAGTATACAGATATTTCCTCAACAAAAATCACAGATTCCCAATTAAAAAACTTAAATATGTGCTACATTTCACTAAAGAATTCAAACATAAATAAAAATATCATATCCTGTTCAGAACATAATAAAGATAAACACTGCAACTGTAATGTTGATGCTTCAGATTTATCACCTTCAATATTTAAAAACAATAGAATATCTGATATTAAAGTTGACTTTTTAAACCATGAGACAAAAATAACACCGACCATAATACTTATTAACAACAAATCAATTGATTCAAATAAATATCGTGAAATGGAATTTCACACCACAGATAATGAAAATTTAAAATATATCTACAATTACGACAGTGACATTAAAATCATCTATCCGCCCGAATATGGACCCAGCGACAAAAAATTCCAAAAAATAGATTATAAAAAACTAATTCAGGACCAGAGCATCGCGGAGATAAACTCGACTTTCTATGGAAAATTCTTAAAGAAAAATGAATATATCAACCCCGAGCATCACCCATTCATTTTATCAATACTTAGCGATATGCTCAAAGATGGAATTGAATACAAAAGCAATGAAATCAACAATAAACTATTATGTACAGAAAAAATGGAAGTTAGGCTTATTAATAGACTAGTAACAAAACTCTATCAAAAGAGCGAACATAACATGTCAAAAAATGAATTCATTGAAAACTATAAGAAATATATTTACAACAGCAGCTTTCTAGAACCCAGAAAAGTAAAATTAATTATCAATAATTTGAAAATTAATGATACACAGAAAGAAAATGAAAAAATCTGCCATGAAAACAAGTCATAA
- the queE gene encoding 7-carboxy-7-deazaguanine synthase QueE — MYKINEIFETIQGEGVFTGVPAIFVRLQICPVGCAWCDTKQTWSAEPQDEVNIQAMMDKRGDSPTWTSLDAQGIVQLLLDQGYTARHVVITGGEPCLYDLRPLTTLLEAHGFRCQIETSGTYEVLATPQTWVTVSPKINMKGKLPVLPIALERANEIKHPVGTQKDIDQLDALLDGIPLRSDVTIALQPISQKTRATELCIETCIARNWRLSIQTHKYLSIA; from the coding sequence GTGTACAAAATCAATGAAATCTTTGAAACCATTCAAGGGGAAGGTGTTTTCACAGGTGTACCGGCTATCTTTGTTCGCTTGCAGATTTGCCCGGTCGGCTGCGCCTGGTGCGACACCAAGCAAACCTGGAGTGCAGAACCTCAGGATGAAGTGAACATTCAGGCCATGATGGACAAACGTGGTGATTCCCCCACCTGGACATCGCTGGATGCTCAGGGCATCGTTCAACTACTGCTGGATCAGGGATATACGGCTCGTCATGTGGTGATCACTGGCGGAGAGCCCTGTCTGTACGATCTGCGCCCGCTCACGACCTTGCTGGAAGCCCATGGTTTCCGCTGCCAGATTGAAACCAGCGGCACCTACGAAGTCCTTGCGACTCCGCAAACCTGGGTCACCGTTTCTCCGAAAATTAACATGAAAGGCAAACTGCCTGTCCTGCCAATCGCGCTGGAACGTGCCAATGAGATCAAACATCCGGTCGGTACCCAAAAAGATATCGATCAGCTGGATGCGCTTCTGGATGGCATCCCACTCCGGTCAGATGTCACCATTGCCCTGCAACCGATCAGTCAGAAAACCCGGGCCACCGAGCTGTGTATTGAAACCTGTATTGCCCGGAACTGGCGACTGTCGATTCAAACCCACAAATACCTGTCCATCGCCTGA
- a CDS encoding YgiQ family radical SAM protein yields the protein MHTDVTPINRYPKYWAECYGTAPFLPTTREEMDALGWDSCDIIIVTGDAYVDHPSFGMAVIGRVLEAQGFRVGIISQPKWENKDAFMALGKPNLYFGITAGNMDSMINRYTADRKLRHDDAYTPNNEGGKRPDRAVLVYSQRCREAYKDTPIVLGGIEASLRRLAHYDYWSDKVRRSVLFDAKADILLFGNAERALVEVSHRIAAGEDVAAMTNIAGTAVILKEAPAAYKIIDSTRIDKPGKAMVMPNPYATEEVCETNKDKAEAEPIKAQPVQIQPSRHDAFTSAVRLPSFEKLKNDRILYAHASRVMHLEANPYSARALIQQHGDRELWVNKPPIPLSTEEMDYVFGLSYARVPHPSYGKAKIPAYDMIKTSVNIMRGCFGGCSFCSITEHEGRIIQNRSHESILQELEDIRDKVPGFTGTISDLGGPTANMYRLGCSDPRAEKNCRRPSCIFPKICEKLDTDHKHTIDLYRKAREVEGINKIMIASGVRYDLAIESPEYIKELVTHHVGGYLKIAPEHTEKDTLDLMMKPGMGTYDRFKELFEKYSAEAGKKQYLIPYFISAHPGSTDEDMLNLALWLKKHDYQCDQVQNFYPSPMCNATAMYHSETNPLKRVKYKQRDDLFVAKGDRQRRLHKALLRYHDPANWPLLREALVSMGKKHLIGDRPECLIPAEGSEASLTPAKRRGSSRHGAKRFATKHPNQPDIRKDGPAGQRNSGKGQNRTRSQGQSNRPATGGKPQQSGNARTQSGSKPAGKRGARA from the coding sequence ATGCACACTGACGTCACGCCAATTAACCGCTACCCAAAATACTGGGCCGAATGCTACGGCACAGCGCCATTCCTGCCCACCACACGGGAAGAGATGGATGCGCTTGGCTGGGATAGCTGTGACATTATCATTGTGACCGGTGATGCCTATGTCGATCACCCAAGCTTTGGGATGGCAGTGATTGGGCGAGTGCTGGAAGCTCAGGGATTCCGGGTTGGGATCATTTCTCAGCCCAAATGGGAAAATAAAGATGCTTTCATGGCACTGGGGAAACCAAATCTGTACTTCGGGATCACCGCCGGCAACATGGATTCCATGATTAACCGCTACACCGCAGATCGGAAGTTGCGTCATGACGACGCCTACACACCGAATAACGAAGGTGGAAAGCGCCCGGACCGTGCTGTGCTGGTCTACTCTCAGCGTTGCCGTGAAGCTTATAAAGATACCCCGATTGTTCTGGGCGGTATCGAAGCGAGTCTGCGCCGCCTGGCCCATTATGATTACTGGTCTGATAAAGTTCGCCGCTCTGTCTTGTTTGATGCCAAGGCCGACATTCTGCTGTTTGGTAACGCGGAGCGAGCATTGGTTGAGGTTTCTCACCGGATTGCCGCAGGTGAAGATGTTGCGGCGATGACCAACATTGCCGGCACGGCCGTGATCCTGAAAGAAGCACCGGCTGCGTATAAGATTATCGATTCAACTCGGATCGACAAGCCGGGCAAAGCCATGGTGATGCCGAACCCGTACGCCACAGAAGAAGTCTGTGAAACCAACAAAGACAAAGCCGAAGCTGAGCCTATCAAAGCCCAGCCCGTCCAGATTCAGCCATCGCGGCACGATGCCTTCACCAGCGCCGTCCGTTTACCTTCGTTTGAAAAACTGAAGAACGACCGGATTCTGTACGCCCATGCCAGCCGGGTCATGCACCTGGAGGCTAACCCATACTCTGCCCGTGCGCTGATTCAGCAACATGGCGATCGTGAGCTGTGGGTCAACAAGCCCCCCATCCCACTCAGCACGGAAGAAATGGACTACGTCTTTGGCCTGTCTTACGCGCGGGTGCCGCATCCGTCTTACGGCAAAGCCAAGATCCCAGCGTATGACATGATCAAAACCAGTGTGAACATCATGCGCGGCTGTTTCGGAGGCTGTTCTTTCTGTTCCATCACCGAGCACGAAGGTCGGATCATTCAGAACCGTTCTCACGAATCGATTTTGCAGGAACTGGAAGATATCCGCGACAAAGTACCGGGATTCACGGGCACCATTTCAGATCTGGGTGGCCCGACGGCGAACATGTACCGTCTGGGATGTTCAGATCCGCGTGCAGAAAAGAACTGCCGCCGCCCGTCATGTATCTTCCCGAAGATCTGTGAAAAGCTGGATACAGACCACAAGCACACCATCGATCTGTATCGAAAAGCACGAGAAGTCGAAGGCATCAATAAGATCATGATTGCTTCCGGTGTCCGCTACGATCTGGCGATTGAGTCTCCGGAGTACATTAAAGAACTGGTGACGCACCATGTGGGCGGCTACCTGAAAATTGCTCCGGAACATACCGAGAAAGACACACTGGATCTGATGATGAAGCCGGGCATGGGTACTTACGACCGCTTCAAAGAACTGTTTGAAAAGTACAGTGCTGAAGCAGGCAAAAAACAGTACCTGATCCCGTACTTTATTTCAGCGCATCCAGGTTCAACCGATGAAGACATGCTGAATCTGGCGCTCTGGCTCAAGAAACATGATTACCAGTGCGATCAGGTCCAGAACTTCTACCCGTCTCCGATGTGTAACGCAACGGCGATGTATCATTCGGAAACCAACCCACTGAAACGCGTGAAGTATAAACAGCGAGACGATCTGTTTGTTGCCAAAGGTGATCGCCAGCGTCGTCTGCACAAAGCCCTGTTGCGCTACCATGATCCGGCCAACTGGCCGCTGCTGCGCGAAGCGCTGGTCAGTATGGGCAAAAAACACCTGATTGGCGATCGTCCGGAATGCCTGATTCCGGCTGAAGGCAGTGAAGCTTCACTGACGCCAGCCAAACGTCGGGGATCAAGCCGTCATGGTGCCAAGCGCTTTGCGACCAAACACCCGAACCAACCAGATATCCGCAAAGACGGACCGGCAGGCCAACGCAATTCAGGGAAAGGGCAAAACAGAACCAGGTCACAGGGGCAGAGTAATCGCCCGGCAACGGGTGGGAAACCTCAGCAAAGTGGCAACGCCAGAACCCAATCAGGGAGTAAACCTGCTGGGAAACGTGGGGCCAGAGCATAA
- a CDS encoding PAS domain-containing methyl-accepting chemotaxis protein produces the protein MRKNRQVTDREVVLDHHAQLVTTTDLQGVITYANDEFVDISGYSFDELVGQHHNIIRHPDMPRAAFGDLWSHLKSEKPWRGIVKNRCKDGSYYWVDAYVTPLYENNKVCGYQSVRRKPTSDMIETAAHIYQQLNQNKNPYGFHLSSWSKLGLTALLTAMTVGLLNYFIPEYDFLSAALPFAFIAILCRGELFAVPRFFQQLSDNYDALTRIIYSGNGPASIADFHLKLDDARLKTVLGRIDDAATTIKGVTDELTDITITTRDSISNQDQDTQHIATAITQMSAVATEIAQNTQLTTEKVLTAQQKCADTTKVLGQTQNNINDLARDTENAAQTAQSLVKVSEQIETMMLEIQGIAEQTNLLALNAAIEAARAGEQGRGFAVVADEVRALSQRTHGATENIQASIVNISATLNQWQSTSAESIEKTHQCVAHTNETAASIMEVVAMVDEIAEISTQIAAAAEEQGTVAQEISSNVHQISTSSSNNLTMMSRMEEAATKMRAKVASLEGLSKSFG, from the coding sequence ATGCGTAAAAACCGCCAGGTGACCGATCGCGAGGTCGTCCTTGATCATCATGCTCAGCTCGTGACAACTACGGATTTACAAGGTGTGATCACTTATGCCAACGATGAATTTGTAGATATCAGCGGTTACAGCTTTGATGAACTTGTAGGCCAGCACCATAACATCATTCGCCATCCGGATATGCCAAGAGCCGCATTCGGAGACTTATGGAGCCACTTAAAATCTGAAAAGCCCTGGCGGGGTATTGTAAAAAATCGCTGTAAAGATGGCAGTTATTACTGGGTGGATGCTTATGTCACCCCGTTATATGAAAACAACAAAGTGTGTGGTTATCAATCTGTTCGCCGGAAACCAACCTCAGACATGATTGAAACTGCCGCACATATTTACCAGCAATTGAATCAAAATAAAAACCCATATGGCTTCCATCTTTCCAGTTGGAGTAAATTAGGGCTGACCGCCCTTCTTACTGCAATGACTGTTGGCTTATTAAACTATTTTATTCCCGAATATGATTTCCTTTCCGCTGCGTTGCCATTTGCATTCATTGCGATCCTTTGCCGGGGTGAATTATTTGCAGTACCCCGTTTTTTTCAGCAGCTATCTGACAATTACGATGCGCTGACCCGTATCATCTACAGTGGTAACGGACCAGCTTCCATCGCAGACTTCCATTTAAAACTGGATGACGCCCGGCTAAAAACAGTGCTGGGTCGGATTGACGATGCCGCAACGACCATTAAAGGTGTCACAGACGAGCTGACTGACATTACGATCACCACTCGTGACTCGATTTCCAATCAGGATCAGGACACACAACACATTGCAACCGCCATCACCCAGATGTCTGCTGTCGCAACCGAAATCGCCCAGAATACCCAACTGACCACCGAGAAAGTCCTTACCGCACAGCAAAAATGCGCAGACACCACCAAAGTGCTGGGACAGACACAGAACAATATTAACGACTTAGCCCGTGACACGGAAAATGCCGCACAAACAGCACAGTCGCTGGTGAAGGTTTCCGAGCAAATTGAAACCATGATGCTGGAAATCCAGGGCATTGCCGAGCAAACTAATTTGCTGGCGCTGAATGCTGCCATTGAAGCTGCCCGCGCCGGAGAACAAGGCCGGGGATTTGCAGTGGTCGCAGATGAAGTTCGCGCATTGTCGCAACGCACCCATGGGGCGACCGAAAATATCCAGGCCAGTATCGTCAATATCAGTGCGACGCTGAACCAGTGGCAATCCACCTCAGCAGAGAGCATCGAAAAAACGCATCAATGTGTCGCCCATACCAATGAGACAGCCGCCAGTATTATGGAAGTGGTTGCCATGGTCGACGAAATTGCGGAAATCTCGACCCAGATCGCCGCTGCCGCCGAGGAGCAAGGCACAGTCGCCCAGGAGATCAGCAGCAATGTGCATCAGATTTCGACCTCTTCATCGAACAACCTGACCATGATGAGCCGCATGGAAGAAGCTGCAACAAAAATGCGAGCAAAAGTTGCTTCACTGGAAGGACTGAGTAAATCATTCGGTTAA
- the asnS gene encoding asparagine--tRNA ligase, which produces MTYAPVSDVLSGKIAVDSEVTVRGWIRSRRDSKAGISFLAIYDGSCFDPIQAVVPNELNNYQEEVLKLTTGCSVEVTGKVVESPAQGQDFELAATAVNVVGWVDDPDTYPMAKTRHSIEYLREVAHLRPRTNVIGAVARVRNCLSQAIHRFYHEQGFFWTSAPLITAADAEGAGEMFRVSTLDLENLPRTDDGKVDFNEDFFGKETFLTVSGQLNAEAYACALSKVYTFGPTFRAENSNTSRHLAEFWMVEPEVAFADLNDVAKLAEDMLKYVFKAVLAERRDDLEFFAQRINKEAITRLEQFVDSDFAQVDYTDAIDILQASGRSFEFDVEWGIDLSSEHERYLAEEHFKAPVIVKNYPKDIKAFYMRLNEDGRTVAAMDVLAPGIGEIIGGAQREERLDVLDERMRAMNIEPADMDWYRDLRRYGTVPHAGFGLGFERLVSYVTGMANVRDVIPFPRTPRSANF; this is translated from the coding sequence ATGACTTACGCGCCTGTATCAGACGTACTGAGCGGAAAAATCGCGGTTGACAGTGAAGTTACTGTTCGCGGTTGGATCCGTTCACGTCGGGATTCCAAAGCCGGAATCTCTTTCCTTGCCATCTATGACGGCTCTTGTTTCGACCCGATTCAGGCCGTGGTCCCGAATGAACTGAATAATTATCAGGAAGAAGTTCTGAAACTGACGACTGGTTGTTCCGTTGAAGTGACCGGCAAGGTGGTTGAATCTCCGGCCCAAGGTCAGGATTTCGAGCTGGCCGCAACGGCTGTCAACGTCGTTGGCTGGGTTGATGATCCGGATACCTACCCGATGGCAAAAACACGTCATTCCATCGAATACTTACGTGAAGTAGCACACCTGCGTCCGCGGACCAACGTGATTGGTGCCGTTGCCCGTGTGCGGAACTGTCTGTCTCAGGCCATTCACCGTTTCTACCATGAGCAGGGTTTCTTCTGGACTTCTGCCCCGCTGATCACTGCGGCAGACGCAGAAGGTGCCGGTGAAATGTTCCGCGTTTCCACGCTGGATCTGGAAAACCTGCCACGCACCGATGATGGTAAAGTTGATTTCAACGAAGACTTCTTCGGAAAAGAAACATTCCTGACCGTGTCTGGTCAGCTGAACGCTGAAGCATACGCTTGTGCACTAAGCAAAGTGTACACCTTTGGTCCGACGTTCCGTGCTGAGAATTCCAACACCAGCCGTCACCTGGCCGAATTCTGGATGGTGGAACCAGAAGTTGCCTTTGCAGATCTGAATGACGTTGCCAAACTGGCGGAAGACATGCTGAAGTATGTGTTCAAAGCTGTTCTGGCTGAGCGTCGCGATGATCTGGAATTTTTCGCGCAGCGCATCAATAAAGAAGCCATTACCCGTCTGGAGCAATTTGTCGATTCTGACTTTGCACAGGTCGATTACACCGATGCCATCGACATCCTGCAAGCCTCTGGCCGCTCATTCGAATTTGATGTTGAATGGGGCATTGACCTGTCCTCCGAGCACGAGCGCTATCTGGCGGAAGAACACTTCAAAGCACCAGTGATTGTGAAGAACTATCCGAAAGACATCAAAGCATTCTACATGCGCCTGAATGAAGACGGCCGCACTGTTGCTGCGATGGATGTTCTGGCACCGGGCATTGGTGAAATTATCGGTGGGGCACAGCGTGAAGAGCGTCTGGACGTTCTGGACGAGCGTATGCGTGCCATGAACATCGAACCGGCAGACATGGACTGGTACCGCGACCTGCGCCGCTACGGCACTGTACCACACGCAGGTTTTGGTCTGGGCTTCGAGCGCCTGGTGTCTTACGTTACCGGTATGGCAAACGTTCGTGACGTGATCCCATTCCCACGTACGCCACGCTCAGCAAACTTCTGA